A stretch of the Candidatus Jettenia sp. AMX2 genome encodes the following:
- a CDS encoding MOSC domain-containing protein, with translation MGKIVAVCISEKKGVQKHNVGICRLIENFGLEGDAHAGKWHRQVSLLAKESADSMREKGLAIRDGDFGENLVTEGIEIKSLPVGTLLKINEDIIVRITQIGKLCHDRCAIYYKAGDCIMPREGVFAEIIRGGMVKSGDNIVILEKDTAVKI, from the coding sequence ATGGGAAAAATTGTAGCAGTTTGTATCAGTGAAAAAAAGGGTGTTCAAAAGCATAATGTCGGCATATGCAGGCTTATCGAAAATTTTGGTCTGGAAGGTGACGCCCATGCCGGAAAATGGCACCGCCAGGTAAGCCTGCTGGCAAAAGAAAGCGCGGATAGTATGCGAGAAAAGGGACTGGCTATCAGGGATGGCGATTTCGGGGAAAACCTTGTAACCGAAGGTATCGAAATAAAATCGCTTCCCGTCGGTACACTCCTGAAGATTAACGAAGATATCATTGTCCGGATAACGCAGATCGGAAAACTATGCCATGACCGGTGCGCTATTTATTATAAAGCCGGAGATTGTATTATGCCCAGGGAAGGTGTTTTTGCTGAGATTATCAGGGGGGGCATGGTCAAATCCGGTGATAACATTGTGATACTTGAAAAGGATACGGCAGTAAAAATATGA
- the glnA gene encoding type I glutamate--ammonia ligase, with translation MTGEHMDLAVINRAKEDRVKLVQLQFTDIDGNIKAVTIPIEKFPESIEKGLWFDGSSIEGFTRICESDMFLKPDTSTYILLPWEEEITARLFCDVHMPDCTPFEGDPRYILKRAIKNAQAMNFGYNVGPELEFFLFKPKNNGQVEPTPHDVGSYFDFSPRDLAGSVRRDIIFTLEKMGLNVEMSHHEVAPGQHEIDFKYAEALKTAENALTFKQVVKSIAHKHDLYATFMPKPIFGQCGSGMHCHQSLFDINTQKNIFFDEKDEYKLSKTARQFVAGQLVHVKAMSAILSPTVNSYKRLVPGYEAPVYICWGQKNRSALIRIPRYSPGREQATRVELRCPDPSNNPYLAFAVMLEAGLDGIKRGLTPPPPVEENVYEFNMDELAYRNIATLPGSLGEAIEELKKSRLMEQALGSHTYQIYLHAKTAEWNEYRIQVTEWEHKKYFETT, from the coding sequence ATGACTGGCGAGCATATGGATTTAGCAGTTATTAACCGTGCAAAGGAAGACAGGGTAAAACTGGTCCAACTGCAGTTCACTGATATAGACGGAAACATTAAGGCAGTTACGATACCTATAGAAAAATTCCCGGAATCCATTGAGAAGGGACTCTGGTTTGATGGCTCTTCGATCGAGGGTTTTACCAGAATCTGTGAAAGTGATATGTTTTTAAAACCTGATACAAGTACGTATATTCTCCTTCCCTGGGAAGAGGAGATAACTGCAAGGCTGTTTTGTGACGTGCATATGCCTGATTGCACCCCTTTTGAAGGCGACCCGCGCTATATCCTGAAAAGGGCAATCAAAAATGCCCAGGCAATGAACTTTGGATATAATGTAGGACCGGAGCTGGAGTTTTTCTTATTCAAACCGAAAAATAATGGTCAGGTAGAACCGACACCTCATGATGTGGGAAGTTATTTTGATTTTTCGCCGAGAGATCTTGCCGGAAGTGTCAGAAGGGATATTATTTTTACCTTGGAAAAGATGGGACTTAATGTTGAAATGAGTCATCATGAAGTTGCACCAGGCCAGCATGAGATTGATTTTAAATACGCCGAGGCGTTAAAGACTGCGGAAAACGCCTTAACCTTTAAACAGGTTGTGAAATCCATTGCGCATAAACATGATTTGTACGCCACCTTCATGCCTAAACCAATTTTCGGTCAATGCGGAAGCGGAATGCACTGCCATCAAAGCCTTTTTGATATCAATACACAGAAGAATATCTTTTTTGATGAAAAAGATGAATACAAACTCAGTAAAACGGCAAGGCAGTTTGTTGCCGGACAGCTTGTTCATGTAAAAGCGATGAGTGCGATTTTGTCTCCGACAGTAAACTCCTACAAAAGGCTGGTGCCGGGATATGAAGCTCCGGTATATATCTGCTGGGGGCAAAAAAACCGCTCTGCCCTTATCCGTATTCCCCGCTACTCTCCGGGAAGGGAACAGGCAACAAGGGTAGAATTACGATGCCCGGATCCAAGCAACAACCCATACCTCGCCTTCGCGGTCATGCTGGAAGCTGGCCTGGACGGCATCAAAAGAGGCCTTACCCCACCCCCTCCCGTAGAAGAAAATGTTTATGAATTCAATATGGATGAACTGGCATACAGGAATATCGCAACCCTTCCAGGTTCTTTGGGTGAAGCAATTGAAGAATTAAAGAAAAGCAGATTAATGGAACAAGCCCTCGGCTCACATACCTATCAGATATACCTTCATGCAAAAACCGCCGAATGGAATGAATACAGAATACAGGTCACCGAGTGGGAACATAAAAAGTACTTTGAAACAACGTAG
- a CDS encoding CBS domain-containing protein: MLVKDVMKTQLVTLNADTKLGFANDIMYLGRIRHLPVVQGDSIVGILTQRDLYRASLTSILTSWKENKEFLDSIKVSDVMVKNVITISPDVTVEEAAKVMIDRKVGCLPVVKDNNKLVGLITETDVMQYFVTRIEKGN, translated from the coding sequence ATGCTGGTAAAAGATGTGATGAAAACTCAACTGGTAACGCTGAATGCTGACACAAAACTTGGTTTCGCTAATGATATTATGTATTTAGGCCGGATAAGACATTTGCCCGTTGTTCAAGGGGATAGTATTGTAGGCATCCTGACGCAGAGGGATCTCTACCGGGCATCGTTAACTTCTATTCTGACAAGCTGGAAGGAGAATAAAGAATTTCTGGACTCTATTAAAGTCTCTGATGTAATGGTAAAGAATGTGATTACCATATCTCCGGATGTAACCGTTGAAGAAGCAGCAAAGGTTATGATCGACAGGAAAGTAGGATGCCTCCCGGTGGTGAAAGACAACAATAAATTGGTAGGGTTAATTACAGAAACAGACGTAATGCAATATTTTGTAACCCGGATTGAAAAAGGAAATTAG
- a CDS encoding SemiSWEET family transporter, with protein sequence MVWFIIGTIAALCSTVGFVPQIIRGIKTKSLSDVSPATITITMAGSSLWLAYGVHLKNPIIILSNIAVVSLATTILFLRFLFKPEAATLKSKILSLSIQYRITLFFIAGILIPIFLLRAIAYPQMQADIQGVLIRNLDRIAYKQAELITNWIHERVNNADVIAKYPVIINYIKGAQGHKEYAEIVQYLETVKKEYGYRGVLVSDDKGFVIIATKGETPVNNILKLKHLRDAIYGEAFVSNIFPSEIPLENEYGEEEPGIPVFFVSIPLKDKKDRLIGSIALRTDALKLNDLVNNFVPGKTGETYLVNQDGYMLTESRFAEHLKGIGWIKRRCALELSMINRETLRLTDGVQQCVSGNNGFDENGYKNYRGITVIGAWRWVSRYNLGVMVEIDKDEGYGVAYNLGNIVIAVVLIIALPFALVACFAGRRLSVPIIELAEVMKKVVSGDLTQRADIQKEDETGELAHSFNTMAKSLGEITKEIAISEEKYREISSSVKEGIYYSEPGIEGIFTFMNQAGAEILGYKSPEDVIGMKAKEIYLDPADRERLCKSLGKNEGTNEFVFLCKRKDGESFYAEFTGSFLKDDKGNTLAVYGVFRDASEKQKAELVIAKSERRYRQFFDFAGEGIFQSEPVPEGVFLWVNQAGAQILGYSSPEDVIGTPVKDRYVNTGEWKELIEQLEKDAEWRDITTHWKKHNNEPFISVMTCLPVRDESGKPVRIDCVFRYCEDVTF encoded by the coding sequence ATGGTGTGGTTTATAATCGGGACGATTGCTGCACTTTGCTCAACCGTGGGATTTGTACCGCAAATTATCAGGGGGATAAAGACAAAGTCCCTTTCCGATGTCTCGCCGGCAACAATAACAATTACCATGGCAGGAAGCAGTCTGTGGCTGGCGTATGGAGTGCATTTAAAGAATCCTATCATTATCCTCTCAAACATAGCTGTCGTTTCACTTGCTACCACCATTCTTTTCCTGCGTTTTTTGTTCAAACCTGAAGCTGCTACACTAAAGAGCAAAATACTTTCCCTCTCCATTCAATACCGGATTACTCTGTTTTTCATTGCAGGTATATTAATACCCATTTTCTTATTGAGAGCGATAGCTTATCCGCAAATGCAGGCTGACATTCAGGGAGTACTCATACGAAATCTTGACAGGATTGCCTATAAACAGGCGGAATTGATAACCAACTGGATACACGAGAGGGTAAACAACGCTGATGTGATTGCAAAATATCCGGTTATTATTAATTACATAAAGGGAGCACAAGGGCATAAAGAATATGCCGAGATTGTTCAATATCTGGAAACAGTAAAAAAAGAATACGGATACAGGGGCGTACTGGTAAGTGACGATAAGGGCTTTGTGATAATTGCTACAAAGGGAGAGACGCCGGTAAATAATATTTTAAAGTTAAAGCATCTCCGTGATGCGATATACGGAGAGGCATTCGTATCGAACATTTTTCCTTCAGAAATACCACTGGAAAATGAATACGGAGAAGAAGAACCTGGGATACCCGTTTTCTTTGTTTCCATACCATTAAAAGATAAAAAAGACAGGTTAATTGGCAGTATTGCATTGAGAACAGATGCATTAAAACTGAATGATTTAGTGAACAATTTTGTGCCGGGTAAAACAGGAGAGACATACCTGGTGAATCAGGATGGATATATGCTTACCGAATCGCGTTTTGCGGAGCATCTGAAAGGAATAGGCTGGATAAAAAGGAGATGTGCGCTGGAGCTAAGTATGATTAACCGGGAAACACTCAGGTTAACCGATGGTGTTCAGCAGTGCGTTTCCGGCAACAATGGTTTTGATGAAAACGGATATAAGAATTACAGAGGTATAACCGTAATAGGAGCGTGGAGATGGGTTTCCAGATATAACCTGGGGGTTATGGTAGAGATTGATAAAGATGAAGGTTATGGGGTAGCTTACAATCTCGGCAACATTGTGATTGCAGTGGTATTAATCATAGCCTTACCCTTTGCTTTGGTGGCTTGCTTTGCTGGCAGAAGACTTTCAGTGCCAATTATTGAACTTGCAGAAGTAATGAAGAAGGTGGTCTCGGGTGACCTAACACAGCGGGCCGATATCCAAAAAGAAGACGAGACCGGAGAGTTGGCACACTCCTTTAATACTATGGCAAAATCCCTTGGCGAGATAACGAAAGAGATCGCAATCTCTGAAGAAAAATACAGGGAAATTTCTTCTTCGGTAAAGGAAGGGATTTACTATTCAGAGCCGGGAATCGAGGGTATATTTACCTTCATGAATCAGGCAGGGGCAGAGATCCTGGGATATAAATCACCGGAAGATGTCATCGGAATGAAAGCAAAGGAGATTTATCTGGATCCGGCGGACCGGGAAAGATTGTGTAAGAGCCTGGGGAAAAATGAAGGAACGAATGAGTTTGTTTTCCTGTGCAAAAGAAAAGACGGAGAAAGTTTCTATGCAGAATTTACCGGTAGTTTTCTGAAAGATGACAAGGGAAATACTCTTGCTGTTTATGGGGTATTCAGGGATGCTTCGGAGAAACAGAAGGCAGAATTAGTGATTGCAAAATCCGAAAGACGATACCGGCAATTCTTTGATTTTGCAGGAGAAGGGATCTTTCAGTCTGAGCCGGTGCCGGAAGGGGTGTTTCTGTGGGTGAATCAGGCCGGGGCGCAGATTCTTGGATATTCATCACCGGAAGATGTCATCGGAACACCGGTAAAAGATAGATACGTCAACACCGGTGAATGGAAAGAGTTGATTGAGCAGCTTGAAAAAGATGCGGAGTGGAGAGATATTACTACACACTGGAAGAAACACAACAATGAACCGTTTATTTCTGTGATGACCTGTCTTCCTGTGCGGGATGAGAGCGGCAAGCCAGTGAGAATTGATTGTGTATTCCGTTATTGTGAAGATGTCACCTTTTGA
- the uvrB gene encoding excinuclease ABC subunit UvrB: MSIFKLVSPFTPQGDQPRAIQQLTEDYRRNINFQTLLGVTGSGKTFTMANVISALGKPTLVMTHNKTLAAQLYSEFKSFFPENAVGYFVSYYDYYQPEAYIPQRDIYVEKEATINQEIDRLRLAATSALMSRRDVILVASVSCIYGLGSPEEYQEMYVHLCQGDYIERNKLLRKLVDIQYERNDIRFVRGSLRVRGDVVEVFPAYEEFAYRIELFGDEVEKISAINPVTGSSLQKVREVSIYPAKHFVMPEGKIEGVVRSIEYELIDRLRELRSQEKFLEAQRLEARTRYDMEMLLEVGYCHGIENYSRHLSGRAPGETPYTLFDYFPKDFFLIIDESHVSVPQIRGMYHGDRARKETLVKYGFRLPSALDNRPLRFDEWESRIHQVLFVSATPGPYELAKCGGKVVEQIIRPTGLVDPVIYVKSARTQIEDLLKQIKNRAEKKERVLVTTLTKRLAEDLSEYIREEGLKGMYLHSELDAIERVTILRDLRLGKFDVLVGVNLLREGLDLPEVSLVAILDADKEGFLRSETSLIQTIGRTARNVNAEVILYADEVTNSMKRAIDETNRRRAIQIAHNKKHNITPVTIQKEIKKGIEDEVSSHRMVYETVAESEEEYITQEYVKELEEEMLEAAEALEFERATELRDKIQQIQAKCGIKNVPRILQNNK, from the coding sequence ATGTCCATTTTTAAATTAGTTTCGCCGTTTACTCCGCAGGGTGACCAGCCCCGTGCAATACAACAATTAACAGAAGATTACCGGAGAAATATCAACTTCCAGACCTTATTGGGGGTTACGGGATCCGGCAAGACCTTTACCATGGCAAATGTTATCTCGGCGCTGGGAAAGCCTACCCTTGTGATGACCCACAACAAGACCCTTGCAGCCCAGCTTTACAGTGAATTCAAGAGTTTCTTTCCGGAAAATGCTGTTGGCTATTTTGTCAGTTACTATGATTATTATCAACCCGAGGCGTATATTCCACAACGGGACATTTATGTAGAAAAAGAGGCTACGATTAACCAGGAGATTGACAGGCTCCGTCTGGCTGCCACAAGTGCCCTTATGTCGCGCCGGGATGTCATCCTCGTTGCCAGCGTCTCCTGTATTTACGGTTTGGGATCCCCTGAAGAATATCAGGAGATGTATGTTCACCTTTGTCAGGGGGATTATATAGAACGAAATAAATTACTGCGTAAGCTTGTTGATATCCAGTATGAGCGGAATGACATCCGGTTTGTCCGCGGTTCTCTGCGTGTACGCGGGGATGTGGTTGAGGTTTTTCCTGCCTACGAGGAGTTTGCTTATCGTATAGAGTTGTTCGGGGATGAGGTTGAGAAGATATCTGCAATTAATCCCGTGACCGGAAGTTCCTTGCAGAAAGTCAGGGAGGTGTCAATTTATCCAGCGAAACATTTTGTAATGCCGGAAGGAAAGATTGAAGGGGTGGTCAGATCAATTGAATATGAGTTGATTGACAGGCTCAGGGAGCTGCGTTCACAGGAGAAATTTCTCGAGGCCCAGCGCCTGGAGGCGCGTACGCGGTATGATATGGAGATGCTTCTGGAAGTCGGTTATTGCCACGGTATTGAGAACTACTCCAGGCATCTGAGCGGCCGCGCTCCCGGCGAAACTCCCTATACTCTTTTCGATTACTTTCCCAAAGATTTTTTCCTCATTATAGATGAATCCCATGTTTCTGTTCCACAGATCAGGGGTATGTACCATGGAGACCGCGCACGCAAGGAGACCCTTGTCAAATACGGGTTTCGTTTGCCTTCAGCACTGGATAACCGCCCGTTAAGGTTTGATGAATGGGAATCCAGGATACATCAGGTCCTGTTTGTTTCTGCAACACCAGGTCCCTACGAGTTAGCGAAATGCGGTGGTAAGGTTGTTGAACAGATCATCCGTCCTACGGGTCTTGTCGATCCTGTAATTTATGTGAAGTCTGCAAGGACTCAGATAGAGGACTTGCTGAAACAGATCAAAAACCGGGCAGAGAAAAAAGAGCGGGTTCTGGTAACGACATTAACAAAACGGCTCGCAGAAGATCTCAGCGAATATATCAGGGAAGAAGGACTAAAGGGTATGTATCTCCATTCTGAACTGGATGCCATAGAAAGGGTAACGATATTAAGAGATTTGAGGCTGGGTAAATTCGATGTGCTGGTGGGTGTTAATTTGCTAAGGGAAGGGCTGGACCTGCCGGAGGTCTCTCTGGTTGCAATTCTTGACGCTGACAAGGAAGGGTTTTTACGCTCGGAAACCTCGCTCATTCAGACTATTGGCCGGACAGCAAGAAACGTGAATGCAGAAGTAATCTTATATGCAGACGAGGTCACAAATTCGATGAAACGGGCGATTGACGAGACCAACCGCCGCCGGGCGATTCAGATTGCTCATAACAAGAAACACAATATTACCCCTGTCACCATACAAAAAGAGATTAAAAAGGGTATTGAAGACGAGGTTTCTTCACACAGGATGGTGTATGAGACGGTAGCCGAAAGCGAGGAAGAGTACATAACCCAGGAGTATGTGAAGGAACTGGAAGAAGAGATGCTTGAGGCAGCAGAGGCGTTGGAGTTTGAACGCGCAACTGAGTTGAGGGACAAGATACAGCAAATACAAGCAAAATGCGGTATAAAGAACGTACCGCGAATCTTACAAAACAATAAATAA
- a CDS encoding Na/Pi symporter: MTFNLFGGVGLFLIGMFMMTDGLKLIAGDALREILRRFTRTTLSGVLSGTVVTLAVQSSSVTTLTTIGFVSAGLLNFTQAVGIIYGANIGTTGTSWLVSLIGLKVKLELLAMPLVGIGAMLKLFGHGKWKYIGMTLAGFGMLFIGIDLMKNSMQGLSGRIDISQFSGDTWFNMLVLLMLGIVMTVILQSSSAAMATTLTALYAGAISLEQGMALCIGQSIGTTVTAAIGALNGSISAKQAALAHILFNVITGVVAFSLLPAFGWIVHALDKNLDPGDATIALSAFQTTFKTFGVIMFLPLTRQFTQVIEKILPDRRMALTRRLDNASLITPAIGIEAVWTTTQEIAKETALVLRELLFGEIMPQKANERIDELVVALDETRKYLAKIFSDPGQGVLFERHIALLHLIDHLYLLHQTAKESKNSRTFREVEEVRKLGDSFVRKLGDIADWMNNSKRTSPLAAIAAVSADIAARRRSMRPQIIEAATQGKKPGSADKALDLLDAIRWVDRLAYHTWRIVEHFSKGFSEGEAPRSSELEFPDAVAGSAGH, translated from the coding sequence ATGACATTTAACTTGTTTGGCGGAGTTGGATTGTTCCTGATCGGAATGTTCATGATGACGGATGGATTGAAGTTGATCGCAGGCGATGCCCTGCGTGAAATTCTCCGCCGCTTTACCCGAACAACCCTTTCCGGCGTATTATCCGGTACCGTTGTAACACTGGCTGTACAATCATCCAGTGTTACTACTTTGACGACCATTGGATTTGTTAGCGCCGGATTATTGAATTTTACCCAGGCTGTAGGCATTATTTACGGAGCAAATATTGGTACAACAGGAACTTCGTGGCTGGTTTCCCTGATCGGATTGAAGGTCAAGCTGGAATTGCTGGCAATGCCTCTGGTTGGGATTGGTGCAATGTTGAAACTCTTCGGTCATGGAAAATGGAAGTATATCGGGATGACGCTGGCTGGATTCGGAATGCTTTTTATCGGAATCGACCTTATGAAAAACTCGATGCAGGGCCTGTCGGGACGGATCGATATTAGCCAGTTCTCCGGAGACACGTGGTTTAATATGCTGGTATTGCTGATGCTCGGCATTGTGATGACAGTCATTCTGCAATCGTCCAGTGCGGCCATGGCAACCACTTTAACCGCACTTTATGCAGGTGCGATTTCTCTGGAACAGGGTATGGCGCTCTGTATCGGACAGAGTATCGGCACTACCGTTACCGCAGCAATAGGAGCGCTGAATGGTTCTATTTCCGCCAAACAGGCAGCCCTAGCTCATATTCTTTTTAATGTCATCACCGGAGTTGTTGCTTTTAGTCTCTTACCTGCATTCGGCTGGATTGTTCATGCACTCGATAAAAACCTGGATCCCGGTGATGCTACAATCGCTCTTTCCGCTTTCCAGACGACCTTTAAGACCTTTGGCGTAATCATGTTTCTTCCGCTCACCAGACAATTTACACAGGTAATCGAAAAGATACTTCCGGACAGACGCATGGCACTGACCCGGCGCTTAGACAACGCCAGCCTGATTACCCCGGCAATTGGTATCGAAGCCGTCTGGACTACGACTCAGGAAATAGCGAAGGAAACGGCTCTGGTATTAAGAGAATTGCTTTTCGGTGAAATTATGCCACAAAAAGCAAACGAGCGGATTGATGAATTGGTCGTAGCCCTGGACGAAACCCGGAAGTACCTGGCTAAAATCTTTTCAGATCCCGGTCAGGGAGTTTTGTTCGAACGTCACATCGCTTTATTGCACCTGATCGATCATCTTTACCTCCTGCATCAGACTGCCAAAGAAAGCAAAAATTCAAGAACGTTTCGCGAAGTTGAGGAGGTACGCAAGCTTGGTGATTCATTTGTCAGGAAATTAGGGGATATCGCAGATTGGATGAATAATAGCAAAAGAACTTCTCCGCTTGCTGCAATAGCTGCGGTATCAGCGGATATAGCAGCACGCCGAAGATCGATGCGCCCGCAGATAATAGAAGCAGCCACTCAGGGAAAGAAACCGGGCAGTGCTGATAAAGCCCTCGATTTGCTCGATGCGATCCGGTGGGTGGATAGGTTGGCTTACCACACCTGGCGAATTGTAGAACATTTTTCAAAGGGATTTTCAGAAGGGGAAGCTCCTCGTTCATCGGAACTTGAGTTTCCGGATGCAGTTGCCGGATCTGCCGGACATTAG
- a CDS encoding DUF2130 domain-containing protein produces MAEPVINCPKCQVEIKLTESLAAPMIESIRQEYEQRLTRKDADIARRESVLREREQTLSKAKESMDEQIAEKLQQERVKIITEESRKAKLALTTDLEQKAKEITDLQEILRQRDEKLADAQKAQTEVLKKQRELDDARRELDLTVEKRIQEGLTTVRKQAHKEAEEQLKLRVLGKEQTIASMQKQIEELKRRAEQGSQQLQGEVQELELEALLSTKFPHDTIELVPKGEYGGDVLHRVTSSHGQCCGTILWESKRTRNWSDSWLAKLRDDQRAGPGLKSLSSSVRPSRRVWRHSK; encoded by the coding sequence ATGGCAGAACCAGTAATTAATTGTCCGAAATGCCAGGTGGAGATCAAATTAACTGAGTCACTTGCAGCGCCAATGATTGAATCAATACGGCAAGAGTATGAGCAGCGATTGACCCGGAAAGACGCAGACATCGCCAGGCGTGAATCGGTACTTCGTGAGCGGGAGCAGACGCTTTCGAAGGCAAAAGAATCCATGGACGAACAAATAGCAGAAAAACTGCAGCAGGAGCGTGTTAAAATCATCACAGAAGAATCCAGGAAGGCAAAACTTGCCCTGACAACTGATCTTGAGCAAAAGGCTAAAGAAATTACCGACCTTCAGGAAATCCTCAGGCAGAGGGACGAAAAGCTTGCGGATGCACAGAAGGCACAGACTGAAGTTTTGAAAAAACAGCGTGAGCTTGACGACGCAAGGCGTGAGCTTGACCTGACGGTTGAAAAGCGCATCCAGGAAGGACTTACCACTGTCCGCAAACAAGCTCACAAGGAAGCAGAGGAACAACTGAAACTCAGGGTATTGGGAAAGGAACAGACCATCGCCTCGATGCAGAAACAGATCGAGGAACTGAAACGCAGGGCGGAGCAAGGGTCGCAGCAACTCCAGGGAGAGGTTCAGGAGCTTGAACTTGAAGCACTATTGAGCACAAAATTCCCGCATGATACCATCGAACTGGTACCAAAAGGAGAGTATGGGGGAGACGTATTGCACCGCGTTACCAGCTCACACGGTCAATGCTGCGGAACCATACTGTGGGAATCGAAACGAACCAGGAACTGGAGCGATAGCTGGCTGGCAAAGCTCAGGGACGACCAGCGTGCTGGCCCCGGGCTGAAATCGCTATCATCGTCAGTCAGACCCTCCCGAAGGGTGTGGAGACATTCGAAATAA
- a CDS encoding helix-hairpin-helix domain-containing protein, whose translation MNSGEACVRILTISNAQNNLANGFYLNTGNNFNTKRGFSRNVIKGIESHKDTGKIGKKQNRTTTDFFMVRMIMQTPQQKPSGKLSPAKGQLIVIFFLISMLFVGTLIKAGVDYHWWLPNTGVVRYLEPVDKEDTRVTLDINTAAWHELILLPKLGEVKAKAIVAYREKHGKFKTLEELSYVHGIGKSIIEAIRDFVKIDQDATVADFDNRE comes from the coding sequence TTGAATTCCGGAGAAGCATGTGTCCGTATTTTGACAATCAGCAATGCACAAAACAATCTCGCAAACGGATTCTACCTGAATACAGGCAATAATTTCAATACAAAAAGAGGATTTTCAAGGAATGTCATTAAGGGTATTGAAAGTCATAAAGATACTGGTAAAATAGGGAAAAAACAAAACCGAACTACAACAGATTTTTTCATGGTTCGTATGATTATGCAAACACCACAACAAAAGCCATCCGGTAAATTGTCACCGGCAAAAGGGCAGCTCATTGTTATTTTCTTTTTGATAAGCATGTTATTTGTTGGTACACTGATAAAAGCGGGGGTGGACTATCATTGGTGGTTACCAAATACCGGGGTAGTTCGTTACCTCGAACCTGTTGATAAAGAAGATACAAGGGTAACACTGGATATCAATACGGCTGCCTGGCACGAGCTGATTTTACTGCCAAAACTGGGTGAAGTAAAAGCAAAGGCGATTGTAGCCTACCGGGAAAAGCATGGTAAATTCAAAACCCTGGAGGAGCTATCATATGTACATGGTATAGGAAAATCAATCATAGAGGCAATACGGGACTTTGTAAAAATTGACCAAGATGCAACGGTGGCAGATTTTGACAATCGGGAGTAA
- a CDS encoding transposase has translation MARSLRLEFEGAFYHITSRGNLRDRIFFDDKDREKFLDILRRTKERYGYLLHAYALMENHYHLFLETPKANISQIMQNINTSYTVYINKRHKRFGHLFQGRFKGIIVDKETYLIVLSRYIHLNPVRARMVESPEDYRWTSYREYIGACKGKESMVDIAETLSYFSKTKYAAMKAYKEFVLEGIGERNNPMDDMVAGVLLGSEMFVAQIRRMLQRRKPDEEIPQLKKLQEIIPVEKVIKGCCKYYGKKEEELRKGKGKRERQAAIYVSKIMSNAKNTEIGKYFGIQGSTVSEALKRVETRIKREGKFRKEIEVLKKQFVIE, from the coding sequence ATGGCAAGATCATTACGATTGGAATTTGAAGGTGCTTTTTATCATATTACATCAAGGGGCAATCTGAGAGACAGAATATTCTTTGATGATAAAGACAGGGAAAAGTTTTTGGATATCTTAAGAAGAACAAAGGAGAGATATGGATACCTCCTCCATGCATATGCCTTGATGGAAAATCACTACCACCTTTTTCTTGAAACACCAAAGGCAAATATCTCTCAGATCATGCAAAATATTAACACAAGTTATACAGTTTATATAAATAAAAGGCATAAGAGATTTGGTCATCTCTTTCAAGGGAGATTTAAGGGAATAATTGTGGACAAGGAAACATATTTAATTGTCCTATCCAGATACATTCACTTAAATCCGGTACGAGCCAGGATGGTGGAAAGCCCTGAGGATTATAGATGGACAAGCTACAGGGAATACATAGGCGCTTGTAAGGGAAAAGAATCAATGGTAGATATCGCAGAAACTCTTTCATACTTTTCAAAGACAAAATATGCTGCAATGAAGGCATACAAAGAGTTTGTCTTGGAAGGTATAGGGGAAAGAAATAATCCCATGGACGATATGGTAGCTGGAGTTCTCCTCGGTAGTGAAATGTTCGTAGCACAAATAAGGAGGATGTTACAGAGACGAAAACCCGATGAAGAGATTCCTCAGTTGAAAAAACTCCAGGAAATAATTCCTGTAGAGAAAGTTATCAAAGGTTGTTGTAAGTATTACGGCAAAAAGGAAGAGGAGTTGAGAAAAGGGAAGGGAAAAAGGGAAAGACAAGCAGCGATATATGTATCAAAAATCATGAGTAATGCGAAGAATACAGAAATTGGGAAGTATTTTGGTATACAGGGGTCAACAGTAAGTGAAGCTCTTAAGAGAGTGGAGACCAGGATAAAAAGAGAAGGTAAATTCAGGAAAGAAATCGAAGTATTAAAAAAACAATTCGTTATTGAATAA